Proteins from one Desulfonema limicola genomic window:
- a CDS encoding penicillin acylase family protein — protein sequence MTRKSKVVFFRNIFCIIAILLLLFSVGCSSSSSTDENQIPIDESADPVEPEPVEPEPVEPEPVEPEPVEPEPVEPEPVEPEPVEPEPVEPEPVEPEPVEPEPVEPEPVEPPKTTVEINRDDKGVWFITGTQDASLFNIYEAQGYAVASDRLWQSETFRRAAKGKLAEIFGEDQLKTDIFMRTIGYSDQELEEAYNDLNPQTQEIITGYTAGYNRRIAEIRADKSLLPFEFAAVGARLGVEFIPQDWTASDILAWLALFQRNFDSEGYEKQGQLDNAKLFKELYEKFPNDFLSMFQDLRWINDPDAVTYIPKSGKTETEDITEKNVTKVSILGRAENTDPVKISNLPDIGQAAENMADLKNTVINNMKKINAFVQMGSYAWTIAGSKTASGNPILYSGPQMGFSVPGIICEGSIRAGELNVSGMALAGVPGILIGRTPHHTWSSQVGHAHTVDYYLEAQSAVTLHRVETIKVAGGEDVQLPVYRTSHGPVINPLPYNPETYVPDPVNPIVAWKYAHWGYELKSLKSLYQFTTAASMDEFGEAVQGVGMSQHFCYADKDGNIAYWMSGRDPVRPEGEYRLPQGFIPTAVVQEWDPAIIKPKATDRNTAQGFYSGWNNKSELEYGSSLNNPSYSFGPFHRAHVLDEYFSSHDNLTFEQIRDMALDIAATDSFRMGGNPWTFVSGYFSNAVNADPTETRTAALAVLEAWDGHFVDGGKENWASGTDRSDGWMLMDAWTREAVRLTFEDELGEETYGKQDVTILFNAMLHSLAGPDSGIVNIYNWFQNLSDSTAPQTAETIIVTALDNALTALGDRPWGVGRRGEITYQHDMIGPVHTMPFSSRSSYAHCVEMGAEGPVRIDSMFLLGESGNIIMNPDGTPEFDPNFFSMTDVYDKFVYRNFPLFN from the coding sequence ATGACAAGAAAAAGTAAAGTTGTTTTTTTTCGTAACATTTTCTGTATCATTGCAATTCTTTTGCTGCTTTTTAGTGTTGGATGTTCAAGCAGCAGCAGTACAGATGAAAACCAGATTCCAATTGATGAATCAGCCGATCCAGTTGAACCCGAACCGGTTGAACCTGAACCAGTCGAACCTGAACCGGTTGAACCTGAACCGGTTGAACCCGAGCCAGTCGAACCTGAACCGGTCGAACCCGAGCCAGTCGAACCTGAACCGGTTGAACCTGAACCGGTTGAACCCGAACCGGTCGAACCCGAACCGGTCGAACCCGAGCCAGTCGAACCGCCTAAAACAACAGTTGAAATAAACAGGGATGACAAAGGTGTGTGGTTTATTACAGGTACTCAGGATGCGTCCTTGTTTAATATCTATGAAGCTCAGGGTTATGCTGTGGCCAGCGACCGTTTATGGCAGTCTGAAACTTTCCGCAGAGCTGCGAAAGGGAAACTGGCGGAAATTTTTGGAGAAGACCAGTTAAAAACCGATATTTTTATGCGTACTATTGGATATTCAGATCAGGAATTAGAGGAAGCTTATAATGATCTTAATCCTCAAACCCAGGAAATTATAACAGGATATACAGCAGGTTATAACCGGCGCATTGCTGAAATCCGTGCAGATAAATCCCTTCTTCCGTTTGAATTTGCTGCTGTTGGGGCAAGACTTGGGGTTGAATTTATCCCTCAAGACTGGACTGCATCAGACATTCTTGCATGGCTTGCCCTGTTCCAGAGAAATTTTGATTCTGAAGGATATGAAAAACAGGGACAGCTTGATAATGCCAAGCTTTTCAAGGAGCTTTATGAAAAATTTCCCAATGATTTTCTATCAATGTTTCAAGATTTACGATGGATAAATGATCCTGATGCTGTTACATATATTCCAAAATCCGGTAAAACTGAAACAGAGGATATTACAGAAAAGAATGTAACTAAAGTTTCAATTTTAGGCCGTGCTGAAAATACTGATCCTGTTAAAATTTCAAATCTTCCTGATATCGGCCAGGCTGCTGAAAATATGGCTGATTTGAAAAACACAGTGATTAATAACATGAAAAAAATAAACGCATTTGTTCAAATGGGAAGTTATGCCTGGACAATAGCAGGCAGTAAAACTGCTTCAGGAAACCCGATTCTTTATTCAGGACCTCAGATGGGTTTTTCTGTTCCAGGTATTATTTGCGAGGGTTCTATTCGTGCAGGTGAATTAAATGTTTCAGGTATGGCACTTGCAGGTGTTCCAGGTATATTAATTGGACGTACTCCTCATCATACCTGGTCTTCCCAGGTAGGTCATGCACATACTGTAGATTACTATCTGGAAGCCCAGTCTGCAGTAACTCTGCATCGTGTTGAAACCATAAAAGTTGCAGGCGGAGAAGATGTTCAGCTTCCTGTATATAGAACTTCTCACGGCCCTGTTATCAATCCCCTGCCCTATAATCCTGAAACCTATGTTCCTGATCCTGTCAATCCCATTGTTGCATGGAAATATGCACATTGGGGGTATGAACTTAAATCTTTAAAAAGCCTGTATCAATTTACAACAGCAGCCAGTATGGATGAATTTGGGGAAGCTGTTCAAGGTGTAGGGATGAGCCAGCATTTCTGTTATGCTGACAAAGACGGCAATATTGCATACTGGATGTCGGGACGTGATCCTGTCCGGCCTGAAGGTGAATATCGTCTTCCACAGGGATTTATACCTACAGCAGTTGTTCAGGAATGGGATCCTGCAATTATTAAACCTAAAGCAACAGACCGGAACACGGCTCAGGGTTTTTACAGCGGGTGGAATAATAAATCAGAGCTTGAATATGGCAGTTCTTTAAACAACCCATCCTATTCTTTTGGACCTTTTCACAGGGCACATGTACTTGATGAGTATTTTTCAAGTCATGATAATCTGACCTTTGAACAAATCAGGGATATGGCACTGGATATTGCAGCAACAGACTCATTCCGTATGGGTGGAAATCCCTGGACCTTTGTATCTGGATATTTTTCCAATGCAGTTAATGCAGATCCCACAGAAACAAGAACCGCTGCTCTTGCAGTTCTTGAAGCATGGGATGGTCATTTTGTTGATGGAGGAAAAGAAAACTGGGCATCAGGTACAGACAGAAGTGATGGATGGATGCTCATGGATGCCTGGACAAGAGAAGCGGTGCGCCTGACCTTTGAAGATGAACTTGGTGAAGAAACATATGGGAAACAAGATGTTACAATATTGTTTAATGCCATGCTTCATTCTCTTGCAGGACCTGATTCAGGTATTGTCAATATTTATAACTGGTTTCAAAATCTTTCAGATAGCACAGCCCCCCAGACTGCTGAGACCATTATTGTAACAGCCCTGGATAATGCACTGACAGCCCTGGGAGACAGACCCTGGGGAGTTGGCAGGCGCGGGGAGATTACATATCAACATGATATGATCGGTCCTGTTCACACCATGCCCTTTTCATCACGTTCAAGCTATGCTCATTGCGTTGAAATGGGTGCAGAAGGTCCTGTACGAATTGACAGCATGTTTCTTTTAGGAGAATCAGGGAATATAATTATGAATCCGGACGGAACCCCTGAATTTGACCCTAATTTCTTCAGTATGACAGATGTTTATGATAAATTTGTTTACAGAAATTTTCCTTTGTTTAATTAA
- a CDS encoding AAA-like domain-containing protein — protein MRKFHSYGPVDYRHHFCVKRNNLIQKCFNQLIGIPDEGGHYFTIWSPRQCGKTWLMRQVKKEIEKQYPEQFTIGMMSMQGVILEDRDSENEILSWFPGLFRDSVKIQPDPPGDWKAWTKFFHKTEGLFKKPLILFIDEFDSLPSKMIDRLVTLFRDMYLKRENYNIHGLALIGVRAVLGVDSLRGSPFNIQRSLHVPNFTTKEVEDLFNQYQTESRQKIEPEVVKTVYDSTRGQPGLVCWFGELLTETYNPGTDKSLDLNLWKQVYSRACYSEWNNTVLNLVKKVRSGYQNYAVELFTNSDIRFSIDADWCSYLYLNGVIDKQEIINNRGEFIEICRFSSPFIQLRLYNALTMDLIGERLPILALDPLDTLSDVFEPDELNIPALLERYKAYLKRLKAKGVNPWKDQPRRSDLHYTEYVGHFHLYFWLRQSIEDLCIISPEFPTGNGRVDLHLKCNGKQGIIEVKSFQKQSKLERAKEQAVSYARKLNLKSITIAVFVPVEDEEILQKLSSSQTIEGVKLDVSAISWV, from the coding sequence ATGAGAAAATTTCATTCATATGGACCCGTAGATTACAGACATCATTTCTGCGTAAAACGCAATAATCTGATCCAAAAATGCTTTAACCAATTAATCGGAATTCCAGATGAAGGAGGCCACTACTTCACAATCTGGTCACCCCGCCAGTGCGGCAAAACCTGGCTCATGCGCCAGGTAAAAAAAGAAATAGAAAAGCAGTATCCTGAACAATTCACTATCGGCATGATGTCCATGCAGGGTGTGATTTTGGAAGACAGGGACTCTGAAAATGAAATCCTGTCATGGTTTCCAGGACTTTTCAGGGATTCGGTCAAAATTCAGCCTGATCCCCCTGGGGATTGGAAAGCATGGACAAAATTTTTCCATAAAACAGAAGGCTTATTCAAAAAACCCCTTATTCTTTTCATAGATGAATTTGACAGCCTGCCCTCAAAAATGATTGACAGGCTGGTAACACTTTTCAGGGACATGTATTTAAAACGTGAAAATTATAACATTCACGGACTCGCACTTATCGGTGTCCGGGCAGTTCTGGGAGTTGACAGCCTCCGAGGCTCACCTTTCAACATCCAGCGCTCCCTGCATGTGCCTAATTTCACAACAAAAGAGGTCGAAGACCTGTTTAATCAGTATCAAACGGAAAGCAGACAGAAAATAGAACCGGAAGTAGTAAAAACCGTATATGATTCTACAAGAGGACAGCCCGGTCTTGTGTGCTGGTTCGGCGAGCTTTTAACTGAAACATACAACCCGGGCACAGACAAAAGTCTTGACTTAAATCTCTGGAAACAGGTTTATTCCCGTGCCTGTTACTCAGAATGGAACAATACAGTATTGAACCTTGTCAAAAAAGTAAGGTCTGGTTATCAAAATTATGCTGTTGAACTGTTCACTAATTCTGATATTCGTTTCAGCATTGATGCCGACTGGTGCAGTTATCTTTATTTAAACGGTGTTATTGACAAACAGGAGATTATAAACAACAGGGGCGAATTTATTGAAATCTGCCGATTTTCCAGCCCTTTTATCCAGCTGCGCCTTTACAATGCCCTGACAATGGATTTAATAGGCGAACGTCTGCCCATCCTTGCCCTTGATCCTTTAGACACACTTTCAGACGTGTTTGAACCTGATGAACTCAATATCCCGGCACTCCTGGAAAGATATAAAGCATATTTAAAACGCCTCAAAGCAAAAGGCGTAAATCCCTGGAAGGACCAGCCAAGACGCAGTGATCTGCATTATACCGAATATGTGGGTCATTTTCATTTATATTTCTGGCTCAGGCAGTCAATTGAAGACCTCTGCATTATCAGCCCTGAATTTCCCACAGGAAACGGACGTGTTGATCTGCACTTAAAATGCAATGGGAAACAAGGCATAATTGAAGTAAAAAGCTTTCAGAAACAATCCAAACTGGAAAGAGCAAAAGAGCAGGCAGTCAGCTACGCCAGAAAACTCAATTTGAAAAGCATAACCATTGCCGTATTCGTGCCGGTAGAAGATGAAGAAATCCTGCAAAAACTCTCAAGCTCCCAGACTATTGAAGGCGTAAAACTGGATGTATCGGCAATTAGCTGGGTTTGA
- a CDS encoding phosphoenolpyruvate carboxykinase (ATP), translating into MEFKKEFSQIIENHGQVMNNLTRSETIEAAVKRKEALVTANGCLATWTPPESTGRAPLDTLIVKRPETESNIDWDSPNNLPVDPETFEMLWADALAVMKAKDTVFVTDRVVGADSSYALPVQLLTDRALTALFTLNMFRPVPDDIESSIFAKKDFKLLVLPYDKIDISRYEGRLRKLSNGKTSDMAIVMDFEKRAGLVYGSAYGGSVKKLIFTVMNYYLPLENILPIHCSANENDKMELSLFLGLSGTGKTTLSAVANRALLGDDEHGWSNNGIANFENGCYAKLIDLNPEKEPEIFRAVFHKDDYRSHGAIVENAMMYPDGTFDLFDDRLTPNSRASYPLTFLSNIKASSTGNHPKTIVFLTADANGVLPPVSRLNPAQAMLWFLMGYTSKLAGTETGIVDPVSTFSRFFGQPFMPCLPHIYSDMLGKKMKEHNTVVYLINTGWSGGPYGVGSRMDITLTRAMVDAALDGKLENVKYKMDRIFHLDVPVFCPGIPSDILTPENTWKDKNAYKERAIKLSLEFSDYFDKAYGNKNIDDDVRRQCPGK; encoded by the coding sequence ATGGAATTTAAAAAAGAATTTAGTCAAATTATTGAAAATCATGGTCAGGTTATGAATAACCTGACACGATCAGAAACCATAGAAGCTGCTGTTAAAAGAAAAGAAGCTCTGGTAACAGCAAACGGATGCCTGGCAACCTGGACACCTCCTGAATCAACAGGCCGGGCTCCTTTGGATACCCTTATTGTAAAAAGGCCTGAAACTGAAAGTAATATTGACTGGGATTCTCCCAATAACCTGCCTGTTGATCCTGAAACCTTTGAAATGCTCTGGGCGGATGCTTTGGCAGTTATGAAAGCCAAAGACACTGTTTTTGTTACAGACCGGGTAGTAGGTGCTGATTCTTCCTATGCACTTCCTGTTCAGCTCCTGACTGATCGTGCATTAACCGCCTTGTTTACACTTAATATGTTCAGGCCTGTACCTGATGATATTGAATCAAGCATATTTGCAAAAAAAGATTTCAAGCTCCTGGTGCTGCCTTATGATAAAATTGATATTTCACGTTATGAAGGCAGGTTAAGAAAACTTTCCAATGGTAAAACCTCTGATATGGCGATTGTTATGGATTTTGAAAAACGGGCGGGCCTTGTTTATGGTTCTGCCTATGGCGGAAGTGTTAAAAAGCTTATCTTTACTGTTATGAATTATTATCTGCCCCTTGAAAATATCCTGCCCATACATTGCTCTGCCAATGAGAACGATAAAATGGAACTCAGCCTGTTTCTGGGGCTTTCAGGTACAGGGAAAACTACCTTGTCTGCTGTTGCAAACCGTGCTCTTTTAGGGGATGATGAGCATGGATGGAGCAATAACGGGATTGCAAACTTTGAAAATGGCTGTTATGCAAAACTCATTGATTTAAATCCTGAAAAAGAACCTGAGATTTTCAGGGCAGTATTTCATAAAGATGATTATCGCAGTCATGGTGCTATTGTGGAAAATGCCATGATGTATCCTGATGGAACCTTTGATCTTTTTGATGACCGCCTGACTCCTAACAGCCGTGCTTCCTATCCTCTTACTTTTTTAAGTAATATAAAAGCTTCCTCCACAGGAAATCATCCCAAAACCATAGTTTTTCTTACAGCAGATGCAAACGGAGTGCTGCCCCCGGTTTCCCGCCTTAATCCAGCCCAGGCCATGCTCTGGTTTCTTATGGGATATACCAGCAAGCTTGCAGGAACTGAAACCGGCATTGTTGATCCTGTTTCCACATTTTCCCGTTTTTTCGGCCAGCCTTTTATGCCGTGCCTGCCCCATATTTATTCTGATATGCTGGGAAAAAAAATGAAAGAGCATAATACAGTTGTTTATCTTATAAATACAGGGTGGAGCGGAGGTCCTTATGGGGTTGGCAGCCGCATGGACATTACTCTTACACGGGCTATGGTAGATGCAGCCTTAGACGGAAAACTGGAAAACGTTAAATATAAAATGGACAGGATTTTTCATCTTGATGTTCCTGTGTTCTGTCCTGGAATACCATCTGATATACTTACTCCTGAAAATACCTGGAAAGACAAGAATGCTTACAAGGAAAGAGCCATAAAGCTGTCATTGGAATTCAGCGATTATTTTGACAAAGCATATGGCAACAAGAATATTGACGATGATGTCAGGCGGCAGTGTCCAGGAAAATAA
- a CDS encoding XTP/dITP diphosphatase: MELPKILVIATRNNGKTSEIREILKNFPIEIRNLNDFGPIPQVKEDGATFDDNAYKKASFTARVLGFPALADDSGLVVDALDGRPGVHSARYAGENASDQERCIKLLDEMKDKENRQAAFECVISIAVPSGPALTYDGRCEGIITREPAGENGFGYDPVFFYPPLQKTFAQLSSHEKNQVSHRGKALYEVCDEFDKIMKWLEIHMPVLEKIGCQID, from the coding sequence ATGGAACTGCCTAAAATTCTTGTTATTGCCACACGCAACAATGGAAAAACATCTGAAATCAGGGAAATTTTAAAAAATTTTCCCATAGAAATCAGAAATTTAAATGATTTTGGCCCTATTCCTCAAGTAAAAGAGGACGGGGCAACTTTTGACGATAATGCATATAAAAAAGCAAGCTTTACAGCCAGGGTGCTGGGCTTTCCTGCTCTGGCTGATGATTCAGGGCTTGTTGTGGATGCCCTTGACGGCCGTCCTGGAGTGCATTCTGCCAGGTATGCTGGAGAGAATGCATCAGATCAGGAAAGGTGTATTAAATTATTAGATGAAATGAAAGATAAGGAAAACCGGCAGGCAGCTTTTGAATGTGTAATATCCATAGCTGTTCCCAGCGGACCTGCTCTGACTTATGACGGCCGGTGTGAAGGTATAATCACCCGGGAACCGGCCGGGGAAAATGGATTTGGATATGATCCTGTGTTTTTTTATCCCCCTTTACAAAAAACCTTTGCCCAGCTCTCCAGCCATGAGAAAAACCAGGTAAGTCACCGGGGAAAAGCCCTTTATGAGGTATGTGATGAGTTTGATAAAATCATGAAATGGCTGGAAATCCATATGCCGGTTCTTGAAAAGATCGGGTGTCAGATAGATTAA
- a CDS encoding AAA-like domain-containing protein, with protein sequence MRKFHSYGPVDYRHHFCVKRNNLIQKCFNQLIGIPDEGGHYFTIWSPRQCGKTWLMRQVKKEIEKQYPEQFTIGMMSMQGVILEDRDSENEILSWFPGLFRDSVKIQPDPPGDWKAWTKFFHKTEGLFKKPLILFIDEFDSLPSKMIDRLVTLFRDMYLKREDYNIHGLALIGVRAVLGVDSLRGSPFNIQRSLHVPNFTTKEVEDLFNQYQTESGQKIDPEVIKTVYDSTRGQPGLVCWFGELLTETYNPGTDKTLDLNLWKQVYSRACYSEWNNTVLNLVKKVRSGYQNYAVELFTNSDIRFSIDADWCSYLYLNGVIDKQEIINNRGEFIEICRFSSPFIQLRLYNALTMDLIGERLPILALDPLDTLSDVFEPDELNIPALLERYKAYLKRLKAKGINPWKDQPRRSDLHYTEYVGHFHLYFWLQNAVGRFCSISPEFPTGNGRVDLHLRCKNRQGIIEVKSFKDQAELEYSRKQALKYAQNLELSAITLAVFVPVEDEEILQKLSSSKIIEGIKLDVTAISWV encoded by the coding sequence ATGAGAAAATTTCATTCATATGGACCCGTAGATTACAGACATCATTTCTGCGTAAAACGCAATAATCTGATCCAAAAATGCTTTAACCAATTAATCGGAATTCCAGATGAAGGAGGCCACTACTTCACAATCTGGTCACCCCGCCAGTGCGGCAAAACCTGGCTCATGCGCCAGGTAAAAAAAGAAATAGAAAAGCAGTATCCTGAACAATTCACTATCGGCATGATGTCCATGCAGGGCGTGATTTTGGAAGACAGGGACTCTGAAAATGAAATCCTGTCATGGTTTCCAGGACTTTTCAGGGATTCGGTCAAAATCCAGCCTGATCCCCCTGGGGATTGGAAAGCATGGACAAAATTTTTCCATAAAACAGAAGGCTTATTCAAAAAACCCCTTATTCTTTTCATAGATGAATTTGACAGCCTGCCCTCAAAAATGATTGACAGGCTGGTAACACTTTTCAGGGACATGTATTTAAAACGTGAAGATTATAATATTCACGGACTCGCACTTATCGGTGTCCGGGCAGTTCTGGGAGTTGACAGCCTCCGAGGCTCACCTTTCAACATCCAGCGCTCCCTGCATGTGCCTAATTTCACAACAAAAGAGGTCGAAGACCTGTTTAATCAGTATCAAACAGAAAGCGGACAGAAAATTGACCCGGAAGTAATAAAAACCGTATATGATTCTACAAGAGGACAGCCCGGTCTTGTGTGCTGGTTCGGCGAGCTTTTAACTGAAACATACAACCCGGGCACAGACAAAACTCTTGACTTAAATCTCTGGAAACAGGTTTATTCCCGTGCCTGTTACTCAGAATGGAACAATACAGTATTGAACCTTGTCAAAAAAGTAAGGTCTGGTTATCAAAATTATGCTGTTGAACTGTTCACTAATTCTGATATTCGTTTCAGCATTGATGCTGACTGGTGCAGTTATCTTTATTTAAACGGTGTTATTGACAAACAGGAGATTATAAACAACAGGGGCGAATTTATTGAAATCTGCCGATTTTCCAGCCCTTTTATCCAGCTGCGCCTTTACAATGCCCTGACAATGGATTTAATAGGCGAACGTCTGCCCATCCTTGCCCTTGATCCTTTGGACACACTTTCAGACGTGTTTGAACCTGATGAACTCAATATCCCGGCACTTCTGGAAAGATATAAAGCATATTTAAAACGCCTCAAAGCAAAAGGCATAAACCCCTGGAAGGACCAGCCAAGACGCAGCGATCTGCATTATACCGAATATGTAGGACATTTTCACCTGTATTTCTGGCTGCAAAATGCAGTTGGAAGATTTTGCAGCATAAGCCCGGAATTTCCCACAGGCAACGGCAGGGTTGATCTGCATTTGAGATGTAAAAACAGACAGGGAATCATTGAAGTTAAAAGCTTCAAAGATCAGGCAGAACTGGAATATTCAAGAAAACAAGCTTTAAAATACGCCCAAAATCTGGAACTTTCAGCCATCACCTTAGCAGTATTCGTGCCGGTAGAAGATGAAGAAATCCTGCAAAAACTTTCAAGTTCCAAGATCATTGAAGGCATAAAACTGGATGTAACGGCAATTAGCTGGGTTTGA
- a CDS encoding AAA-like domain-containing protein, whose amino-acid sequence MRKFHSYGPVDYRHHFCVKRNNLIQKCFNQLIGIPDEGGHYFTIWSPRQCGKTWLMRQVKKEIEKQYPEKFIIGMMSMQGVVMKNDEPEERFLERLPLLFWESFKMEMDKAPVNFEGFKNLFLKDKGLFSKPLILFIDEFDSLPPRIIDQLVTLFRDMYLKRESFNIHGLALIGVRAVLGVDSLRGSPFNIQRSLHVPNFTTEEVEDLFNQYQTESGQKIDPEVIKTVYDSTRGQPGLVCWFGELLTETYNPGTDKTLDLNLWKQVYSRACYSEWNNTVLNLVKKVRSGYQNYAVELFTNSDIRFSIDADWCSYLYLNGVIDKQEIINNRGEFIEICRFSSPFIQLRLYNALTMDLIGERLPILALDPLDTLSDVFEPDELNIPALLERYKSYLKRLKAKGINPWKDQPRRSDLHYTEYVGHFHLYFWLQNAVGRFCSISPEFPTGNGRVDLHLRCKNRQGIIEVKSFKDQAELEYSRKQALKYAQNLALSAITLAVFVPVEDEEILQKLSSSQTIEGVKLDVSAIGWV is encoded by the coding sequence ATGAGAAAATTTCATTCATATGGACCCGTAGATTACAGACATCATTTCTGCGTAAAACGCAATAATCTGATCCAAAAATGCTTTAACCAATTAATCGGAATTCCAGATGAAGGAGGCCACTACTTCACCATCTGGTCACCCCGCCAATGCGGCAAAACCTGGCTCATGCGCCAGGTAAAAAAGGAGATTGAAAAGCAGTACCCTGAAAAATTTATTATCGGCATGATGTCCATGCAGGGTGTTGTAATGAAAAATGATGAACCAGAAGAAAGATTCCTGGAAAGACTGCCCCTGCTTTTCTGGGAATCTTTTAAAATGGAAATGGATAAAGCGCCCGTAAACTTTGAAGGATTTAAGAACTTGTTTTTAAAAGACAAAGGGTTATTCAGCAAACCTTTGATTTTATTTATAGACGAATTTGACAGCCTGCCCCCAAGAATCATCGATCAACTGGTAACACTGTTCAGGGACATGTATCTGAAACGTGAAAGCTTTAATATTCACGGACTCGCACTTATCGGTGTCCGGGCAGTTCTGGGAGTTGACAGCCTCCGAGGCTCACCTTTCAACATCCAGCGCTCCCTGCATGTGCCTAATTTCACAACAGAAGAGGTCGAAGACCTGTTTAATCAGTATCAAACAGAAAGCGGACAGAAAATTGACCCGGAAGTAATAAAAACCGTATATGATTCTACAAGAGGACAGCCCGGTCTTGTGTGCTGGTTCGGCGAGCTTTTAACTGAAACATACAACCCGGGCACAGACAAAACTCTTGACTTAAATCTCTGGAAACAGGTTTATTCCCGTGCCTGTTACTCAGAATGGAACAATACAGTATTGAACCTTGTCAAAAAAGTAAGGTCTGGTTATCAAAATTATGCTGTTGAACTGTTTACTAATTCTGATATTCGTTTCAGCATTGATGCTGACTGGTGCAGTTATCTTTATTTAAACGGTGTTATTGACAAACAGGAGATTATAAACAACAGGGGCGAATTTATTGAAATCTGCCGATTTTCCAGCCCTTTTATCCAGCTGCGCCTTTACAATGCCCTGACAATGGATTTAATAGGCGAGCGTCTGCCCATCCTTGCCCTTGATCCTTTGGACACACTTTCAGACGTGTTTGAACCTGATGAACTCAATATCCCGGCACTTCTGGAAAGATACAAGTCATATTTAAAACGCCTCAAAGCAAAAGGCATAAATCCCTGGAAAGATCAGCCAAGACGCAGCGATCTGCATTATACCGAATATGTGGGTCATTTTCATCTTTATTTCTGGCTGCAAAATGCAGTTGGAAGATTTTGCAGCATAAGCCCGGAATTTCCCACAGGCAACGGCAGGGTTGATCTGCATTTGAGATGTAAAAACAGACAGGGAATCATTGAAGTTAAAAGCTTCAAAGATCAGGCAGAACTTGAATATTCAAGAAAACAAGCTTTAAAATACGCCCAGAACCTGGCACTTTCAGCCATAACTCTTGCCGTATTCGTACCGGTAGAAGATGAAGAAATCCTGCAAAAACTTTCAAGCTCCCAGACCATTGAAGGCGTAAAACTGGATGTATCGGCAATAGGCTGGGTTTGA